The window ACTTATACTCACATGAAATATCAACAAAGATTGATAATGTTCATAAAAGCCACCCATATATcttattgttttttctttaggTCGTTAATTTATAAGAAAGGGATTTATAGACCATCTAAAATATTACTAGTATTTTTTTCCATCTATAGTAATTATCGCAAAATCTATTATTATGACAGTAATATTCTTGAAGTTATTGACAAAACCAATATATTCTCAAGgtaaattaatatttgatatattaaattgTTGGCACGAAAATGATTAAGATTTTTGTTACTAAACTAACAAGACCTACCCGAGCAATATGATGGTACTTTcttattacattacatagatgtataaaataatacataaattgtttatataaatatattttctatgaagtattatatagtttattatCAAAAGATTTAAGCAGGCcatcaaaaaaaattcaaactaaaGCGCTTGAAACTTAAAACATACTGTACACAGTTACTTATAATTCAATGAAAAAAATGCATTGATTTTCATACTACTATTTTTACAAGTAATATAAAATGacattaaaacttttattttattttttaaattgttgAGACTCGAGAGTGGTTTGATGATGCTTAGGGGTGTAATAGAGCCGAGTCAAGCTCGAACTCCACTCGATTGTAAAACTCGAAACTCGACTCGAGCTCGACCGAGCTTTTATTTTCAAGCTCGAGCTCGCGTTATGTGTCGACACTTTTGAGCTTGACTCGGGTCAAGAATTAAATTCAGTTTGAAATAATACTAGTCCTATAAGCTCGACAATTTCAAACTCGACTCAATTAAGCTCGACTCGATAAGAAATAATCAtgtaaaagtatataatattCAAGGTTAAATTGTAAATAAACACAAGCTCGATTAAGCTCGCGATCTTTTCGAGTAGGACATATTAAGGCTTGAGCTCGACTCGAATGTCTACTCGAGTAGCTTGAGCTCGGCTCGGCTCAGCTAAGTCCGAGTCGATTTCGAATAATTAGCGAGTCGATTTTGGGTAGCTCGCGAACTGTATTgtctcgtttacacccctaatGATGCTCATTGTTATTTGCTAAATGGAAGAAAAATAATGTAAACTGCCGATCCCGTTTGCTAGAcggaaacaataaataatactaaaaatttcacaaataaataatattaaaaatgaataaaaagtataaattttatttttaaatattaaactgCAATGACATTAACAAggattttaaaataataaagtgactattaaataattatacaaaataattacaaaattaGCCATTATTATGGGCACggtttatgtatatgtaatgCGTTAAAAGCTAACCATAACTCATAAATAATAGCTTTGTTAAAGGCGGCTAACTAAATAAATTGTattagataaaatatataaaaacacaataacaaaaatttaatgtgTGTAGAAATAGACATAAAGATGTGTCTAACATTGAATGATTAACACATGACAAAGTCAGTGATATTAAAAAAGTTTGTATTTGTCGATTTATGTGTATTCCTATCCTTAGGGATTAGACTAAGAAGTATTTGAAGAAAAATTAACACGGTACTCGTTTTGTTATTGGGTGGTGATGGCAATGACTTTGTTAGTGGTGTGGGTGTTGAGTTGTGATGCAGGTTATTGTAAATGCTATTGATGTAAAGATAGTGATggaaatatttttaaagattgaaAGATACTCGTATAATTTGTGTGGTGACGTCAACGATTAGTGATGATAGACGTGTGATAAAAGttagtaattaatttaaataagtaataaagatGTTTGAAAAAATAAGACACTAATAATGCgaattaataaagatatttgaaaaaataagaCACTCACTCCATTCgttagttttaaataaatagaaaggaATGAAGATGATTAGATAGtgataaaaaaggaaaaaataatagtagataacatgcattcttgagtttatggagaaggaaaagaaaaagaaatatttttacaaaagtAACCTTTTGATAATATTTATAAGACTTTGTTGAATGCTAAAATTGAAGACTAGTATGATAATTACACACaaaggttttttcttttctttccaaatTTTGTCAATTTGGCAAGAAAACTTTTGGagttaaaactttaaaattatcttatcttttctttccCTTTTTTTGATTAggaaaactcaagaatgaaaaaacaagatatttttttatcatttcttttcttatcctttaaaaataaactcaagaatgtagtGTATTAAGATAGTCATTTCACATTTCtcccttttatatattttcgattcagaggtcatgggttcgattctcatcctatgcaaaggttggaggacattttctaccatttaagtAAAACTGGaaacagcctctctacttaggtagatgTAAGATCTgcttacatcttaacctcctccatacaccgtcgaagtattggggctcaaaacgcGAGCACTGGGCGTTTATATTTTCGATTCAAAATAGTTGTTCTTTGAGAAAGACAAGAATCAATCATGAAATGAATCAGAATTTTCAAAAGATGAATAGATGATAAAGAATTTGTGACAAACTTTTCAGATAAATTCTTGCTTACAAATCAACTACTGTACTTAAATTAAAACTAACCtcataaacataacaaaacaaaaaaaatgagatCCAAATTAATCACCACAATTCTCTTAAATAACTTtcacaaatcatcatcatcatctaaaaaACTATTATTAAATCCTTTAATTCCTCAATTATATAATCGATCCTCAactgaaaaccctaattttaagaTATTTAAGAGATGCCACGTCGGACATTCTCATCACCAGGATCAAACTAGTCAAGAAGGCGAGAGAATATTCCGGCTTGGTCTCGCCGCCGATGTCGGTTTGACCGCCGGAAAAGTATTGACCGGTTATTTATCTGGTAGTACTGCCATTATTGCTGATGCTGCTCATTCTGTATCTGATGTGGTAATTAGTAATtactttctctttattttttatttttttttactgtagtaacttatttgattatcattatttattactattatatataagttaaagactttttagttatttttattattgcaTTATATACTTTAAGTTACTTGTAGTTATCGAACGTAAGTGCGCTGAAATGTATATAACTTGTCACATTTTGCGAATTGTGtgaatttaacttttaaaccgTACTGCCCCGTGTATAATGTATCTAACCGCTTATAGTTTGTAAATAAGTGACATGACGTCGTTTTTGGTGACGTGTCAACTTATATGGTTGTCGGATTAACAAAACACGACTTACAAGGTAATTAGATACATAAAAATGTAATGAAGTGAATATCTGATAGACTTGATAGGATATAGATGGTTTGTAAGGTGGATACAAAGGCTAGGTAGCAAAACGTGACAAGTTATTCCTTTTACATAACGATTGTCTATGCTGATGTTTAAACCTAAAAGgaaatactttttaaattacTGATTTACTTTTTGTATAGGTTCTTAGTGGCGTTGCGTTGCTATCATTTAGAGCTTCAAGGGTTCCAAAGGACAAAGAACATCCATATGGTCACTTTTGATTTGTACCGACTCTCTTCTCCATTGATTTAATCATTAGTTTGCTGCTCTATACGTTTCCCGATCGTGTTGTTAAGAGTTAGGACAAGCTACTAAGAAAATATTTGAACAGCGATATCTTGTTATCGTTACAATTCAAGACTATGTAGGATCACCCTTAGATATAAGTTACTTGTATGAAAAAGATTTTTGTTTCAGAAAAAATTCATTAGCATGTTCCATTCGAAGCATTTAGAAATAAATTTAGTTTCCTCTCTTTGCTAGTAAGCCGGGGTGCATTTGTTTCCATTATTATTAGTGCACTGTTTCATGCGAAGGGTTTGGTCTTTAAAACAAGATGCTTTAATATAATTTCAAGCAAAGCTTTGTTTATGAGTTATGACATAAATTAGAAATGGTAATGTGTCTGGatcattaataaaacaaaatagaaGTAAAATATTGCCATATTGGCACCTGACCCATCTACAAAAAGGTAATTTTTACACTTATTGAATTTGTACCCGATTAAAATGCACCCCTGGATTTATCAATGATGGGCATTACCTTTTAGACCATTCTTGAACTTGTTCCTTCGATCGTAGCAATGAACATGATTACTGTCCTACATGTATATATAGCTACTAAAAGCCTACCCTAGATCTAGTTTGTGATGGTCTACTTTGCATCTTTCTGTGGCTACTTATGTAGAAATTCCTTTTGATATACGTCTGTGTCATAATATCTATGCTAGTGATGGAGTTTAAATAAACTCATACATCTATTTAACATGGCTCAAATTCTTGAATGTGATATTTATCTTTACGTTATGTAAACAAACTGCAGGGCATGGCAAGTTCGAGACTTTAGGCGCACTTGGTATCTCAGGTGTACTTTTGATTACAGCTGGAGGTATCGCATGGCATGCTGTGGATGTTTTGATGGTAATCCTTTTATTTTCAATGACTGGGTCTATCATTAACAAACTTGCTTATGATGTTGGGCGAAGAAATGAgctgttatatatttttttattttttcagggGGTACTGTCAGCAACCTCTGAGGTAGCTAATCAGTCATTGACTAATCAACATGCTCATAGCCATTATCATGGGATTGACATGAATCATCCTATCCTTGCTTTGAATATGACAATCGTGGCAATTGCTGTTAAAGAAGGGTACCTTGAAAATCAAGcactttcatttttttcttccatCTTTATATTCTCATTAACTCAGGTCTCCTTATACATATTTGTGTTTATGTTATGAACTTATGAGCTATCTTTTGATAAGCTAGTACTTTTAGCTAGTGCGGAAAAGGGGGAAATGTAACCTTAGATTTTATCAGCATTccatcatttttcttttctttagatgGAGAATCAAGCAGTAAAATATCAAAACTGACTCCAAGTATGGAAATGTTTTAGAGCCAGATTTTGGGAACTAGTATATATCTtttggttttaggtaaaataaaacaagtattaaagtaaaacaaataaaacaataggttttttttcactgaaaatcatcgtgcatcataaaaatcatagggcATCAATttcttcgtgaatcttcgtgcatcaatttaaccatgatctaagggtcaagatcttgtcctatttattttactttaatacttgttttacaatacccaatcccTATATCTTTTT is drawn from Erigeron canadensis isolate Cc75 chromosome 9, C_canadensis_v1, whole genome shotgun sequence and contains these coding sequences:
- the LOC122582398 gene encoding metal tolerance protein 2 isoform X2 → MRSKLITTILLNNFHKSSSSSKKLLLNPLIPQLYNRSSTENPNFKIFKRCHVGHSHHQDQTSQEGERIFRLGLAADVGLTAGKVLTGYLSGSTAIIADAAHSVSDVVLSGVALLSFRASRVPKDKEHPYGHGKFETLGALGISGVLLITAGGIAWHAVDVLMGVLSATSEVANQSLTNQHAHSHYHGIDMNHPILALNMTIVAIAVKEGLYWITKRAGERAGSGLMKANAWHHRADAVSSLVALIGVGGSILGVRFLDPLAGLVVSGMILKAGLQTGYQSILELVDAAIPLQDLDPIRETVLKVKGVEGCRHLRGRRAGSSLYLDVKIEVDPYCSISMAHQIGESVRYHVQNSHPEVSEVFIQLGSLPQSRRSRK